A stretch of the Streptococcus himalayensis genome encodes the following:
- a CDS encoding carbamoyl phosphate synthase small subunit: MGKRLLILEDGTIFEGEAFGADMDVTGEIVFNTGMTGYQESITDQSYNGQILTFTYPLVGNYGVNRDDYESIIPTCKGVVVYEWARRASNWRNQLTLDEFLKAKHIPGIAGIDTRALTKIIRQHGTMKATLANVGDALEHLQDQLKATVLPTDNIKQISTKTAYPAPGTGRNVVLVDFGLKHSILRELAKRHCNVTVVPYNTKAEEILQLNPDGVMLSNGPGDPDDVPEALDMIRAIQGKIPIFGICMGHQLFSKANGAKTYKMKFGHRGFNHAVREIATGRVDFTSQNHGYAVSREDFPEELLITHEEINDHSVEGVRHKYDPAFSVQFHPDAAPGPHDASYLFDEFMELMDGFQAEKAHR, from the coding sequence ATGGGAAAACGTCTGTTAATTTTAGAAGATGGGACCATTTTTGAAGGAGAAGCTTTTGGGGCAGACATGGATGTAACAGGAGAAATTGTCTTTAATACTGGCATGACAGGCTACCAAGAGTCCATCACGGACCAGTCTTATAATGGACAGATTTTAACCTTTACCTATCCCTTAGTCGGAAATTACGGTGTAAATCGGGATGATTATGAGTCGATTATCCCGACTTGCAAGGGCGTAGTGGTCTATGAATGGGCGAGACGGGCGAGCAATTGGCGCAATCAACTGACGCTTGATGAATTTTTGAAAGCCAAGCACATTCCAGGCATTGCAGGCATTGATACACGAGCTTTGACGAAGATAATTCGCCAACACGGAACCATGAAAGCAACTCTTGCAAATGTGGGAGATGCTCTTGAGCATTTGCAGGATCAGTTAAAGGCGACGGTGCTGCCGACAGACAATATCAAGCAGATTTCGACCAAAACGGCTTATCCAGCGCCAGGCACAGGTCGCAATGTGGTCTTGGTGGACTTTGGTTTGAAACATTCCATTCTTAGAGAATTGGCCAAACGACATTGCAATGTCACCGTCGTGCCCTACAATACCAAGGCAGAAGAAATTCTCCAATTAAATCCCGATGGCGTCATGTTGTCAAACGGCCCTGGGGATCCTGATGATGTGCCAGAGGCTTTGGATATGATTCGTGCTATTCAAGGAAAAATTCCGATTTTTGGCATTTGTATGGGGCATCAGCTTTTTAGCAAGGCCAATGGGGCAAAAACCTATAAGATGAAATTTGGGCACCGTGGTTTTAACCATGCCGTTCGTGAAATTGCGACTGGTCGCGTGGATTTCACTAGCCAAAACCATGGCTATGCGGTGAGCCGAGAAGATTTTCCTGAAGAATTGCTCATCACGCATGAGGAAATCAACGACCATTCAGTCGAAGGGGTACGCCACAAATATGATCCTGCTTTTTCTGTCCAATTTCATCCAGATGCAGCACCAGGACCGCACGATGCGAGTTATCTTTTTGACGAATTTATGGAATTGATGGATGGATTTCAAGCTGAAAAAGCTCATCGTTAA